The following coding sequences lie in one Rissa tridactyla isolate bRisTri1 chromosome Z, bRisTri1.patW.cur.20221130, whole genome shotgun sequence genomic window:
- the LOC128902844 gene encoding receptor-type tyrosine-protein phosphatase kappa-like isoform X1, translating to MALRWIFLTLLTPLLAAQEQDRPGTTISRARKETERCQQPQWDPKLHFVPKQKFYGLNEEVTLNCALRVSFPLAVIRCAKEISPGWKNAWEVKDIQGAWHRVAENLTCPTGNCSKPQWDERLSFEKSRKNHKLHEEFKLTCPGDLEPSIPKVKCAWKFLKMDSGEPVYGEAWWGRNSTGPWMYIKTAVECVETCQRPEWDSRLQLIPNKTNYKKNEEVVLRCPVGFQPSFTKIKCLIKVWPNSYSMSAHRFWSERDSIGDWIDIQSKVECIETCQRLQWDPRLQLLPEKESYKKNEEVTLSCPDGFQPSFTHVKCAGKVQITSHEQPFYIDSWSRKDSSGDWISIQSNVECINVLQVVSESLEISSTSIKLNWTCRLPDACQHMRARCRLAAPSSPPCEAEEVEGEEMLHGQEGTLTCAPLQPFTEYSVTISLPPSMILFSWLVTTEETVPDKPEKLWLDPNTESLLWEPLPSCKGEIIGYQLNITTRSAQDGGFLEMERLRLSSSVTEHPLPQHSPGNSYVVAIQGVTAVGAGAASLWEFQTNSPDTPHPLNTSCRSIHVISPSHGTAVIPLHPIARPPEATREHQLIVAVAHNGTALEGACLGEPQPFNASQQPATYVAAVLNLTGPMDFVLGTGTHGQGYHNAALQPGWDYMVLLRHVHRSQQAEKFTCICYSFSVGQEPGSLPGRMPLVMAVALVIALLALGILLLFILFRRKYNGSKSSENNSTIPLRRCRGGVSKLNTEIPVEELLEALKRFKRAEIDAEQTEDESVDKHGAGRLREYQQLSSALLHPCDAGRELCNQSKNRYNGIIPYDHCRVVLQPSGTGNGYINASYVDSYRSPCFFIAAQGPLPETVVDFWQMVWQEKISVIVMLTGLVEQNKTKCEQYWPEQEQVYGDFTVTLNNTRTTTGLVTRIFCLHKAGCALPRVVEQFHYLLWPDHGVPRNPSQLLCLVEVVNKRGLEAPAGPVLVHCSAGIGRTGTFIALDFLLKMGKVEGKVDVFHCVQRLREQRVSMVQTKEQYIFLYEVLLEGLLCGSTGIPVESIANHVRCLREAETSRHNNVLEKEFKTLQKYSELFQLLPCREAEKPSNQPKNRKPGILPADSYRPILMSSLNADGSPGYINAVFANTYTEEDRLIITQLPFLATLVDFWALVWDYSCTSVVVLNQLEELDKTYVEFWPTQGEAAYGRFHVHLISEDPGDDFTAWTLALTNTQQPKKSALEVRFWQLNNWPIQQRLPPHPATIISLLGKVETHHRQSQDGHILVTCWDGASRSGIFCAASFLCEQIQSEGLVDVSQAVRTLKRRRRQLIKDVEQYGLCYELALSYLNSFETYGNFK from the exons GaaattgctcaaagccccagtgGGATGAAAGATTAAGttttgaaaaaagcagaaaaaatcacAAACTGCATGAAGAATTCAAGCTGACCTGCCCTGGAGACCTTGAGCCATCCATCCCCAAGGTCAAATGTGCATGGAAATTTCTGAAAATGGATTCTGGAGAACCAGTCTATGGAGAGGCCTGGTGGGGCAGGAACAGCACAGGTCCTTGGATGTACATTAAGACAGCCGTAGAGTGTGTTG AAACATGCCAAAGACCAGAGTGGGACTCAAGGCTTCAGCTAATACCAAACAAGACTAATTACAAGAAGAATGAAGAAGTGGTGCTGAGATGCCCTGTTGGTTTCCAGCCATCCTTCACCAAAATCAAATGTCTGATCAAGGTCTGGCCCAACAGCTACAGCATGTCTGCACACAGATTTTGGAGTGAAAGGGACAGCATAGGTGACTGGATCGACATTCAGTCCAAGGTGGAGTGCATTG AAACATGCCAAAGGCTCCAGTGGGACCCAAGGCTCCAGCTGTTGCCAGAAAAAGAGAGTTACAAGAAGAACGAAGAAGTGACACTGAGCTGCCCTGATGGCTTCCAGCCATCCTTCACCCATGTCAAATGTGCAGGAAAAGTCCAGATCACCAGTCACGAGCAACCTTTCTACATAGACTCGTGGTCGAGAAAGGACAGCAGCGGTGACTGGATCAGCATTCAGTCCAACGTGGAGTGCATCA ATGTCCTCCAGGTTGTCTCTGAATCCTTGGAGATTTCCAGCACCAGCATCAAACTGAACTGGACCTGCAGGCTCCCTGATGCCTGCCAGCACATGCGGGCCAGGTGCCGCCTGGCTGCGCCTTCGTCTCCTCCCTGTGAGGCtgaggaggtggagggagaggagatgctccacggccaggagggaACACTCACCTGtgcccctctgcagcccttcACCGAATACAGTGTCACCATCTCCCTGCCCCCCAGCATGATTCTTTTCTCATGGTTGGTCACGACAGAGGAAACAG TGCCGGACAAACCAGAGAAGCTTTGGCTGGATCCCAACACAGAGTCCCTCTTATGGGAGCCACTGCCCTCCTGCAAAGGGGAGATCATCGGATACCAG ctgaacATCACGACCAGGAGCGCGCAGGATGGCGGTTTCCTGGAGATGGAGCGGCTGCGGCTGAGCAGCTCCGTCACTGAGCACCCGCTGCCTCAGCACAGCCCCGGCAACAGCTACGTGGTGGCGATCCAGGGAGTCACGGCCGTCGGAGCCGGGGCTGCGTCGCTGTGGGAGTTTCAGACCAACAGCCCAG ACACTCCGCACCCTCTCAACACCAGCTGCCGCAGCATCCATGTTATCTCCCCATCCCACGGGACAGCTGTGATCCCACTCCACCCCATCGCCCGTCCCCCCGAGGCGACGAG GGAGCACCAGCTCATCGTGGCCGTGGCCCACAACGGCACGGCGCTGGAAGGTGCCTGCCTGGGGGAGCCGCAGCCCTTCAACGCCAGCCAGCAGCCCGCCACCTACGTGGCCGCCGTGCTCAACCTCACCGGCCCCATGGACTTTGTGCTGGGCACCGGGACCCACGGGCAGGGCTACCACAACGCTGCCCTTCAGCCGGGCTGGGACTACATGGTCCTTCTGCGCCACGTCCACCGCTCACAGCAG GCAGAGAAGTTCACGTGCATCTGCTACAGCTTCTCTGTTG GGCAGGAGCCAGGGTCTCTGCCGGGCAGGATGCCCCTGGTTATGGCAGTAGCGCTCGTCATTGCACTCCTGGCACTGGGGATTTTGCTGCTCTTCATTCTCTTCAG GCGAAAGTACAATGGTTCAAAATCCTCGGAGAACAACAGCACTATCCCCCTGCGAAGATGTCGAGGAG GTGTGTCCAAGCTGAACACAGAGATCCCAGTGGAGGAACTGCTGGAGGCTCTGAAGAGGTTTAAGAGGGCAGAAATAGATGCAGAGCAGACAGAGGATGAATCAGTCGACAAGCATGGTGCTGGGCGCCTGAGAGAGTATCAG caaCTGTCCTCCGCTTTGCTGCATCCCTGTGATGCCGGGAGGGAGCTGTGTAATCAGAGTAAGAACCGCTACAACGGCATCATCCCAT ATGATCACTGCCgtgtggtgctgcagccctctggcACGGGGAATGGCTACATCAATGCCAGCTACGTGGAT AGCTACCGGAGTCCATGTTTCTTCATCGCAGCTCAAG gTCCCTTGCCTGAGACAGTGGTGGATTTCTGGCAGATGGTCTGGCAAGAGAAGATCTCAGTCATTGTGATGCTGACGGGCTTAGTGGAACAGAACAAG ACAAAGTGCGAGCAGTACTGGCCAGAGCAGGAGCAGGTCTATGGGGATTTCACTGTGACACTCAACAACACCAGGACCACCACGGGCCTTGTCACACGCATCTTCTGCCTGCATAAG GCAGGCTGTGCTCTCCCAAGAGTGGTGGAGCAGTTTCACTACCTGCTGTGGCCAGACCACGGGGTGCCCAGAAACCCTTCACAGCTCCTCTGCTTAGTGGAGGTGGTGAACAAGAGAGGGTTGGAAGCACCTGCCGGACCTGTGCTGGTGCACTGCAG CGCAGGGATCGGGCGGACAGGTACCTTCATCGCCCTGGACTTCCTCCTGAAGATGGGGAAAGTGGAGGGGAAGGTGGATGTGTTTCACTGCGTGCAGAGGCTGCGGGAGCAGCGGGTCAGCATGGTGCAGACCAAG GAGCAGTACATCTTCTTGTACGAGGTGCTGCTCGAAGGCTTGCTCTGCGGCAGCACCGGGATCCCAGTGGAGAGCATCGCCAACCATGTCCGCTGCCTTCGAGAAGCTGAGACCTCAAGGCACAACAACGTCCTTGAGAAGGAGTTCAAG ACCCTGCAGAAGTATTCCGAGTTGTTCCAGCTTCTGCCATGCAGAGAAGCGGAGAAACCCAGCAATCAGCCCAAGAACCGCAAGCCAGGGATCCTTCCAG CTGATTCCTACCGGCCCATCCTGATGTCCTCACTGAATGCAGACGGCTCGCCAGGTTACATCAACGCCGTTTTTGCCAAT ACATACACCGAGGAGGACAGGCTCATCATcacccagctgcctttcctcgcCACGCTGGTGGATTTCTGGGCTCTGGTCTGGGATTACTCCTGCACGTCGGTGGTTGTGCTGAATCAGCTCGAGGAGCTGGACAAG ACATACGTGGAGTTCTGGCCCACCCAGGGCGAAGCTGCCTACGGCCGTTTCCATGTCCACCTGATCTCAGAGGATCCCGGAGATGACTTCACAGCCTGGACACTTGCCCTCACCAACACGCAGCAG CCCAAGAAGTCTGCACTGGAAGTCCGGTTCTGGCAACTGAACAACTGGCCCATTCAGCAGCGTCTTCCCCCGCACCCTGCCACCATCATCAGCCTCCTAGGGAAGGTAGAGACACACCATAGGCAAAGCCAAGACGGACACATCCTTGTCACCTGCTG GGATGGTGCTAGCCGGAGCGGAATCTTCTGTGCTGCAAGTTTCCTGTGTGAGCAGATCCAAAGCGAGGGGCTGGTGGATGTATCCCAGGCTGTGAGGACGCTGAAGAGGCGGCGTAGACAGCTGATTAAAGATGTG GAGCAGTATGGGCTCTGCTATGAACTAGCCCTCAGTTACTTGAATTCATTTGAAACCTATGGGAACTTCAAGTAG
- the LOC128902844 gene encoding receptor-type tyrosine-protein phosphatase kappa-like isoform X2: MALRWIFLTLLTPLLAAQEQDRPGTTISRARKETERCQQPQWDPKLHFVPKQKFYGLNEEVTLNCALRVSFPLAVIRCAKEISPGWKNAWEVKDIQGAWHRVAENLTCPTGNCSKPQWDERLSFEKSRKNHKLHEEFKLTCPGDLEPSIPKVKCAWKFLKMDSGEPVYGEAWWGRNSTGPWMYIKTAVECVETCQRPEWDSRLQLIPNKTNYKKNEEVVLRCPVGFQPSFTKIKCLIKVWPNSYSMSAHRFWSERDSIGDWIDIQSKVECIETCQRLQWDPRLQLLPEKESYKKNEEVTLSCPDGFQPSFTHVKCAGKVQITSHEQPFYIDSWSRKDSSGDWISIQSNVECINVLQVVSESLEISSTSIKLNWTCRLPDACQHMRARCRLAAPSSPPCEAEEVEGEEMLHGQEGTLTCAPLQPFTEYSVTISLPPSMILFSWLVTTEETVPDKPEKLWLDPNTESLLWEPLPSCKGEIIGYQLNITTRSAQDGGFLEMERLRLSSSVTEHPLPQHSPGNSYVVAIQGVTAVGAGAASLWEFQTNSPDTPHPLNTSCRSIHVISPSHGTAVIPLHPIARPPEATREHQLIVAVAHNGTALEGACLGEPQPFNASQQPATYVAAVLNLTGPMDFVLGTGTHGQGYHNAALQPGWDYMVLLRHVHRSQQAEKFTCICYSFSVGQEPGSLPGRMPLVMAVALVIALLALGILLLFILFRRKYNGSKSSENNSTIPLRRCRGGVSKLNTEIPVEELLEALKRFKRAEIDAEQTEDESVDKHGAGRLREYQQLSSALLHPCDAGRELCNQSKNRYNGIIPYDHCRVVLQPSGTGNGYINASYVDSYRSPCFFIAAQGPLPETVVDFWQMVWQEKISVIVMLTGLVEQNKTKCEQYWPEQEQVYGDFTVTLNNTRTTTGLVTRIFCLHKAGCALPRVVEQFHYLLWPDHGVPRNPSQLLCLVEVVNKRGLEAPAGPVLVHCSAGIGRTGTFIALDFLLKMGKVEGKVDVFHCVQRLREQRVSMVQTKEQYIFLYEVLLEGLLCGSTGIPVESIANHVRCLREAETSRHNNVLEKEFKTLQKYSELFQLLPCREAEKPSNQPKNRKPGILPGLMFPSGGARMRHQGALRRVDLLYLCLCPWGFGHPVSGSPELPWPWGWWSLFT; the protein is encoded by the exons GaaattgctcaaagccccagtgGGATGAAAGATTAAGttttgaaaaaagcagaaaaaatcacAAACTGCATGAAGAATTCAAGCTGACCTGCCCTGGAGACCTTGAGCCATCCATCCCCAAGGTCAAATGTGCATGGAAATTTCTGAAAATGGATTCTGGAGAACCAGTCTATGGAGAGGCCTGGTGGGGCAGGAACAGCACAGGTCCTTGGATGTACATTAAGACAGCCGTAGAGTGTGTTG AAACATGCCAAAGACCAGAGTGGGACTCAAGGCTTCAGCTAATACCAAACAAGACTAATTACAAGAAGAATGAAGAAGTGGTGCTGAGATGCCCTGTTGGTTTCCAGCCATCCTTCACCAAAATCAAATGTCTGATCAAGGTCTGGCCCAACAGCTACAGCATGTCTGCACACAGATTTTGGAGTGAAAGGGACAGCATAGGTGACTGGATCGACATTCAGTCCAAGGTGGAGTGCATTG AAACATGCCAAAGGCTCCAGTGGGACCCAAGGCTCCAGCTGTTGCCAGAAAAAGAGAGTTACAAGAAGAACGAAGAAGTGACACTGAGCTGCCCTGATGGCTTCCAGCCATCCTTCACCCATGTCAAATGTGCAGGAAAAGTCCAGATCACCAGTCACGAGCAACCTTTCTACATAGACTCGTGGTCGAGAAAGGACAGCAGCGGTGACTGGATCAGCATTCAGTCCAACGTGGAGTGCATCA ATGTCCTCCAGGTTGTCTCTGAATCCTTGGAGATTTCCAGCACCAGCATCAAACTGAACTGGACCTGCAGGCTCCCTGATGCCTGCCAGCACATGCGGGCCAGGTGCCGCCTGGCTGCGCCTTCGTCTCCTCCCTGTGAGGCtgaggaggtggagggagaggagatgctccacggccaggagggaACACTCACCTGtgcccctctgcagcccttcACCGAATACAGTGTCACCATCTCCCTGCCCCCCAGCATGATTCTTTTCTCATGGTTGGTCACGACAGAGGAAACAG TGCCGGACAAACCAGAGAAGCTTTGGCTGGATCCCAACACAGAGTCCCTCTTATGGGAGCCACTGCCCTCCTGCAAAGGGGAGATCATCGGATACCAG ctgaacATCACGACCAGGAGCGCGCAGGATGGCGGTTTCCTGGAGATGGAGCGGCTGCGGCTGAGCAGCTCCGTCACTGAGCACCCGCTGCCTCAGCACAGCCCCGGCAACAGCTACGTGGTGGCGATCCAGGGAGTCACGGCCGTCGGAGCCGGGGCTGCGTCGCTGTGGGAGTTTCAGACCAACAGCCCAG ACACTCCGCACCCTCTCAACACCAGCTGCCGCAGCATCCATGTTATCTCCCCATCCCACGGGACAGCTGTGATCCCACTCCACCCCATCGCCCGTCCCCCCGAGGCGACGAG GGAGCACCAGCTCATCGTGGCCGTGGCCCACAACGGCACGGCGCTGGAAGGTGCCTGCCTGGGGGAGCCGCAGCCCTTCAACGCCAGCCAGCAGCCCGCCACCTACGTGGCCGCCGTGCTCAACCTCACCGGCCCCATGGACTTTGTGCTGGGCACCGGGACCCACGGGCAGGGCTACCACAACGCTGCCCTTCAGCCGGGCTGGGACTACATGGTCCTTCTGCGCCACGTCCACCGCTCACAGCAG GCAGAGAAGTTCACGTGCATCTGCTACAGCTTCTCTGTTG GGCAGGAGCCAGGGTCTCTGCCGGGCAGGATGCCCCTGGTTATGGCAGTAGCGCTCGTCATTGCACTCCTGGCACTGGGGATTTTGCTGCTCTTCATTCTCTTCAG GCGAAAGTACAATGGTTCAAAATCCTCGGAGAACAACAGCACTATCCCCCTGCGAAGATGTCGAGGAG GTGTGTCCAAGCTGAACACAGAGATCCCAGTGGAGGAACTGCTGGAGGCTCTGAAGAGGTTTAAGAGGGCAGAAATAGATGCAGAGCAGACAGAGGATGAATCAGTCGACAAGCATGGTGCTGGGCGCCTGAGAGAGTATCAG caaCTGTCCTCCGCTTTGCTGCATCCCTGTGATGCCGGGAGGGAGCTGTGTAATCAGAGTAAGAACCGCTACAACGGCATCATCCCAT ATGATCACTGCCgtgtggtgctgcagccctctggcACGGGGAATGGCTACATCAATGCCAGCTACGTGGAT AGCTACCGGAGTCCATGTTTCTTCATCGCAGCTCAAG gTCCCTTGCCTGAGACAGTGGTGGATTTCTGGCAGATGGTCTGGCAAGAGAAGATCTCAGTCATTGTGATGCTGACGGGCTTAGTGGAACAGAACAAG ACAAAGTGCGAGCAGTACTGGCCAGAGCAGGAGCAGGTCTATGGGGATTTCACTGTGACACTCAACAACACCAGGACCACCACGGGCCTTGTCACACGCATCTTCTGCCTGCATAAG GCAGGCTGTGCTCTCCCAAGAGTGGTGGAGCAGTTTCACTACCTGCTGTGGCCAGACCACGGGGTGCCCAGAAACCCTTCACAGCTCCTCTGCTTAGTGGAGGTGGTGAACAAGAGAGGGTTGGAAGCACCTGCCGGACCTGTGCTGGTGCACTGCAG CGCAGGGATCGGGCGGACAGGTACCTTCATCGCCCTGGACTTCCTCCTGAAGATGGGGAAAGTGGAGGGGAAGGTGGATGTGTTTCACTGCGTGCAGAGGCTGCGGGAGCAGCGGGTCAGCATGGTGCAGACCAAG GAGCAGTACATCTTCTTGTACGAGGTGCTGCTCGAAGGCTTGCTCTGCGGCAGCACCGGGATCCCAGTGGAGAGCATCGCCAACCATGTCCGCTGCCTTCGAGAAGCTGAGACCTCAAGGCACAACAACGTCCTTGAGAAGGAGTTCAAG ACCCTGCAGAAGTATTCCGAGTTGTTCCAGCTTCTGCCATGCAGAGAAGCGGAGAAACCCAGCAATCAGCCCAAGAACCGCAAGCCAGGGATCCTTCCAG GTCTAATGTTTCCCAGTGGAGGAGCCCGGATGAGGCATCAAGGAGCCCTGAGGAGGGTGGACCTGCTGTACCTCTGCCTCTGTCCATGGGGTTTTGGACATCCCGTGTCAGGCAGCCCTGAACTGCCATGGCCATGGGGCTGGTGGAGCCTGTTCACCTGA